A section of the Balearica regulorum gibbericeps isolate bBalReg1 chromosome 6, bBalReg1.pri, whole genome shotgun sequence genome encodes:
- the LOC104637473 gene encoding UDP-glucuronosyltransferase 1A1 isoform X6, with product MAPVLSTHPQVTATLVLLLSVLGLAAGGKLLVVPVDGSHWLSMREVLDGLRQKGHEVVVVAPEISLYIKPTKNFVMKTYPVPFTQEEMDHIFQRTSQDIFQEGSFLERFLQIYEGVKNTSAMFLSTCTRLLYNKELVRYLEETKFDAVFTDPILPCGQILAEHLSLPSVFFLQQIPCGLEFEATQCPNPPSYVPRVFTDLTDRMNFFQRVKNLIFEIPNYFLCDVVFHPYAKLASEFLQRDVTVPDLLRQASIWLMKYDFVFEYPRPIMPNMVYIGGINCEEKNPLSKEFEAIVNASGEHGIIVFSLGSMVSEIPMKTATEIADALGTVPQMVLWRYTGEVPPNLPKNVKLLKWLPQNDLLAHPKTRAFITHGGSHGVYEGICNAVPMVLMPLFGDQMDNAKRVESRGAGVTLNILEMTSKDISTALKAVINDKKYKDNIKRLSELHLDRPIHPLDLAVHWVEFVMRHKGAPHLRPAAHDLNWIQYHSLDVIAFLLAVVLLSLFISLKCCLFCCRRCCCKKGRTRKSTKPKSH from the exons ATGGCCCCGGTGCTTAGCACTCATCCGCAAGTCACGGCGACGCTGGTTCTGCTCCTGTCCGTGCTCGGTTTGGCTGCTGGTGGGAAGCTGCTGGTGGTGCCGGTGGACGGGAGTCATTGGCTCAGCATGCGGGAAGTGTTGGATGGTCTCAGGCAGAAGGGGCATGAAGTAGTCGTCGTTGCACCTGAAATCAGTTTGTACATAAAGCCAACAAAGAATTTTGTTATGAAAACGTACCCGGTCCCTTTCACACAGGAAGAGATGGATCATATTTTCCAGAGAACTAGCCAGGATATATTTCAAGAAGGATCTTTTCTGGAAAGGTTTCTTCAAATATATGAAGGagtgaaaaatacttctgcCATGTTCCTGTCTACCTGTACACGCTTACTGTACAACAAAGAGCTTGTCAGATATCTTGAGGAGACCAAGTTTGATGCTGTCTTTACAGATCCAATACTACCCTGTGGGCAGATACTGGCTGAGCATCTTTCACTCCCTTCCGTgttttttttgcagcaaattCCATGTGGTTTAGAATTTGAAGCCACTCAGTGTCCCAATCCCCCTTCTTATGTCCCCAGGGTATTCACAGACCTTACAGACCGCATGAACTTTTTCCAGCGGGTGAAGAACCTGATCTTTGAaatcccaaattattttctctgtgatgtTGTCTTTCACCCATATGCAAAACTGGCTTCTGAGTTCCTCCAGCGAGATGTGACTGTGCCAGATCTCTTACGTCAGGCTTCCATTTGGCTCATGAA ATATGACTTTGTTTTTGAGTATCCGCGCCCAATAATGCCCAATATGGTCTATATTGGAGGCATCAACTGTGAGGAGAAGAACCCATTATCAAAG GAATTTGAAGCTATCGTGAATGCCTCTGGAGAACACGGCATCATTGTCTTCTCGCTGGGCTCCATGGTCTCTGAGATTCCTATGAAGACAGCCACAGAAATCGCAGATGCCTTGGGAACAGTCCCTCAAATG GTTTTGTGGCGATACACAGGAGAGGTACCCCCCAACCTGCCAAAGAACGTAAAGCTCCTCAAATGGCTGCCACAGAATGATCTTCTGG CTCACCCTAAGACTCGTGCCTTTATTACCCACGGAGGCTCACACGGTGTTTACGAGGGCATATGCAACGCGGTGCCGATGGTACTAATGCCATTATTTGGAGACCAGATGGACAACGCCAAGCGAGTAGAGTCACGGGGAGCAGGAGTGACACTGAATATACTTGAAATGACTTCGAAGGACATATCCACCGCCCTGAAAGCAGTTATTAATGATAAAAA GTACAAAGACAACATCAAGCGTCTCTCAGAGCTTCACCTCGACAGACCAATTCACCCCCTGGACCTGGCTGTACACTGGGTGGAGTTTGTAATGAGACACAAAGGGGCCCCACACCtgcgacctgctgctcacgaCCTGAACTGGATCCAGTACCACTCCCTGGACGTCATCGCCTTCCTCCTCGCCGTGgtgctcctctccctcttcaTTTCTCTGAAGTGCTGCCTGTTCTGCTGCCGCAGGTGCTGCTGTAAGAAGGGAAGAACAAGAAAGTCAACCAAACCAAAGTCCCACTAG
- the LOC104637473 gene encoding UDP-glucuronosyltransferase 1A1 isoform X2, translating to MAPVLSAHPQVTATLVLLLSVLGLAAGGKLLVVPVDGSHWLSMREVLDGLRQKGHEVVVVAPEISLYIKPTKNFVMKTYPVPFTQEEMDGNFQAFLRDVLEEGSFLERFLKVYQGMKTLSDLVILSCTQLLYNKELVRYLEESKFDAVFTDPVLPCGQILAEHLSLPSVFFLRGIPCGLEFEATQCPNPPSYVPRLFTEHTDRMNFFQRVKNLIFDVPNYFLCDVVFQRYANLASEFLQRDVTMLDLLRQGSVWLMRLDFVLDYPRPLMPNIIAIGGVNCAHKKLPQEFEAIVNASGEHGIIVFSLGSMVSEIPMKTATEIADALGTVPQMVLWRYTGEVPPNLPKNVKLLKWLPQNDLLAHPKTRAFITHGGSHGVYEGICNAVPMVLMPLFGDQMDNAKRVESRGAGVTLNILEMTSKDISTALKAVINDKKYKDNIKRLSELHLDRPIHPLDLAVHWVEFVMRHKGAPHLRPAAHDLNWIQYHSLDVIAFLLAVVLLSLFISLKCCLFCCRRCCCKKGRTRKSTKPKSH from the exons ATGGCCCCGGTGCTTAGCGCTCATCCGCAAGTCACGGCGACGCTGGTTCTGCTCCTGTCCGTGCTCGGTTTGGCTGCTGGTGGGAAGCTGCTGGTGGTGCCGGTGGACGGGAGTCATTGGCTCAGCATGCGGGAAGTGTTGGATGGTCTCAGGCAGAAGGGGCATGAAGTAGTCGTCGTTGCACCTGAAATCAGTTTGTACATAAAGCCAACAAAGAATTTTGTTATGAAAACGTACCCGGTGCCTTTCACACAGGAAGAGATGGATGGAAATTTCCAGGCATTTTTACGAGATGTACTTGAAGAAGGATCTTTTCTGGAAAGATTTCTTAAAGTATACCAGGGTATGAAAACTCTCTCTGATTTGGTAATCCTCAGCTGTACACAATTGCTGTACAACAAAGAGCTTGTCAGATACCTTGAGGAGAGCAAGTTTGATGCTGTCTTTACAGACCCTGTACTACCCTGCGGGCAGATACTGGCTGAGCATCTTTCACTCCCTTCCGTGTTTTTTTTACGAGGAATACCATGTGGTTTAGAATTTGAAGCCACTCAGTGTCCCAATCCCCCTTCTTATGTCCCCAGGTTATTCACAGAGCATACAGACCGCATGAACTTTTTCCAGCGGGTGAAGAACCTGATCTTTGatgtcccaaattattttctctgtgatgtTGTCTTTCAACGATATGCAAACCTGGCTTCTGAGTTCCTCCAGCGGGATGTGACTATGCTGGATCTCTTACGCCAGGGTTCCGTGTGGCTCATGAGGTTAGATTTTGTGTTAGATTATCCAAGACCTTTGATGCCCAACATCATTGCAATTGGAGGAGTAAACTGTGCTCACAAGAAGCTACCTCAG GAATTTGAAGCTATCGTGAATGCCTCTGGAGAACACGGCATCATTGTCTTCTCGCTGGGCTCCATGGTCTCTGAGATTCCTATGAAGACAGCCACAGAAATCGCAGATGCCTTGGGAACAGTCCCTCAAATG GTTTTGTGGCGATACACAGGAGAGGTACCCCCCAACCTGCCAAAGAACGTAAAGCTCCTCAAATGGCTGCCACAGAATGATCTTCTGG CTCACCCTAAGACTCGTGCCTTTATTACCCACGGAGGCTCACACGGTGTTTACGAGGGCATATGCAACGCGGTGCCGATGGTACTAATGCCATTATTTGGAGACCAGATGGACAACGCCAAGCGAGTAGAGTCACGGGGAGCAGGAGTGACACTGAATATACTTGAAATGACTTCGAAGGACATATCCACCGCCCTGAAAGCAGTTATTAATGATAAAAA GTACAAAGACAACATCAAGCGTCTCTCAGAGCTTCACCTCGACAGACCAATTCACCCCCTGGACCTGGCTGTACACTGGGTGGAGTTTGTAATGAGACACAAAGGGGCCCCACACCtgcgacctgctgctcacgaCCTGAACTGGATCCAGTACCACTCCCTGGACGTCATCGCCTTCCTCCTCGCCGTGgtgctcctctccctcttcaTTTCTCTGAAGTGCTGCCTGTTCTGCTGCCGCAGGTGCTGCTGTAAGAAGGGAAGAACAAGAAAGTCAACCAAACCAAAGTCCCACTAG
- the LOC104637473 gene encoding UDP-glucuronosyltransferase 1A1 isoform X4: MASSNLGFHSLASWVTFFLLLWTFSEGGKLLVVPIDGSHWLSMRPVVERLRQRGHEIVVVAPEINLRIDSSVHYTMKTYSVPYTKEYVEAEFKKTGYRSFTPQPFLEKFSKMANITTMFLESCKRLLSNKELIEYLEESNFDAVFMDPFFPCGQIVAEHLSLPSVYFVRGLPCSLDFHATLCPNPPSYIPRFFTRYTDRMTFLQRVGNFIASLSSSLACSFLYSPYDHLIKEFLQREATVLELFSHASIWLMKYDFVFEYSRPLMPNMVLIGGISCTREKALSQEFEAIVNASGEHGIIVFSLGSMVSEIPMKTATEIADALGTVPQMVLWRYTGEVPPNLPKNVKLLKWLPQNDLLAHPKTRAFITHGGSHGVYEGICNAVPMVLMPLFGDQMDNAKRVESRGAGVTLNILEMTSKDISTALKAVINDKKYKDNIKRLSELHLDRPIHPLDLAVHWVEFVMRHKGAPHLRPAAHDLNWIQYHSLDVIAFLLAVVLLSLFISLKCCLFCCRRCCCKKGRTRKSTKPKSH, translated from the exons ATGGCTTCTTCAAATCTAGGATTTCATTCTCTTGCCTCCTGGGTTACATTTTTCTTGCTCCTGTGGACCTTTTCTGAAGGTGGAAAGCTTTTGGTTGTACCTATCGATGGCAGCCACTGGCTCAGCATGCGCCCGGTTGTGGAGCGGCTCAGGCAGAGAGGACATGAAATCGTGGTGGTTGCGCCGGAGATAAATTTGCGGATAGACTCGTCGGTGCATTATACCATGAAAACATACTCTGTGCCTTACACCAAGGAGTATGTGgaggcagaatttaaaaaaacgGGCTATAGGAGTTTCACGCCTCAACCCTTCTTGGAAAAATTCtccaaaatggcaaatattacAACCATGTTCTTAGAGTCCTGCAAACGTCTTCTGTCTAACAAAGAGCTGATTGAATACCTtgaagaaagcaattttgatGCTGTCTTTATGgatcctttttttccatgtggaCAGATAGTGGCCGAAcatctctcccttccttctgtGTACTTTGTACGGGGATTGCCGTGCAGCCTAGACTTCCACGCTACCCTCTGCCCAAATCCTCCTTCTTACATTCCTAGGTTCTTCACTCGCTACACGGACCGCATGACATTTCTCCAGCGTGTGGGCAATTTCATAGCTAGCCTGAGCAGTTCCCTGGCTTGCAGCTTTCTTTATTCACCGTATGATCATTTGATCAAAGAATTCCTCCAACGAGAGGCAACAGTGCTCGAGCTGTTCAGCCACGCGTCCATTTGGCTCATGAAATATGACTTTGTGTTTGAGTACTCCAGGCCTTTAATGCCTAATATGGTCTTAATCGGAGGCATAAGCTGCACTCGAGAAAAAGCATTATCACAG GAATTTGAAGCTATCGTGAATGCCTCTGGAGAACACGGCATCATTGTCTTCTCGCTGGGCTCCATGGTCTCTGAGATTCCTATGAAGACAGCCACAGAAATCGCAGATGCCTTGGGAACAGTCCCTCAAATG GTTTTGTGGCGATACACAGGAGAGGTACCCCCCAACCTGCCAAAGAACGTAAAGCTCCTCAAATGGCTGCCACAGAATGATCTTCTGG CTCACCCTAAGACTCGTGCCTTTATTACCCACGGAGGCTCACACGGTGTTTACGAGGGCATATGCAACGCGGTGCCGATGGTACTAATGCCATTATTTGGAGACCAGATGGACAACGCCAAGCGAGTAGAGTCACGGGGAGCAGGAGTGACACTGAATATACTTGAAATGACTTCGAAGGACATATCCACCGCCCTGAAAGCAGTTATTAATGATAAAAA GTACAAAGACAACATCAAGCGTCTCTCAGAGCTTCACCTCGACAGACCAATTCACCCCCTGGACCTGGCTGTACACTGGGTGGAGTTTGTAATGAGACACAAAGGGGCCCCACACCtgcgacctgctgctcacgaCCTGAACTGGATCCAGTACCACTCCCTGGACGTCATCGCCTTCCTCCTCGCCGTGgtgctcctctccctcttcaTTTCTCTGAAGTGCTGCCTGTTCTGCTGCCGCAGGTGCTGCTGTAAGAAGGGAAGAACAAGAAAGTCAACCAAACCAAAGTCCCACTAG
- the LOC104637473 gene encoding UDP-glucuronosyltransferase 1A1 isoform X3 gives MTVMWRYQIHAGLVLFLSFWSLAEGGKLLVVPQDGSHWLSMRVVLEKLRERGHEVVAVIPEATLLMKSSQSFTIKTYSVPYTQEFVDRYYHSIGEKCFENPTILEKFTILLSNISELTNMFSSTCRHLLHDEELMKYLQDSKFDAIMMDPVLPCGPIVAEYLSLPSVYFMRGLPCTLDYKATQCPSPYSYVPRIFTSNSDHMTFMERVKNLLVGFSEHLVCYLFYLQYENLASEFLHREVTVLELFSKASVWLMRYDFVFEYPRPIMPNMVYIGGINCEEKNPLSKEFEAIVNASGEHGIIVFSLGSMVSEIPMKTATEIADALGTVPQMVLWRYTGEVPPNLPKNVKLLKWLPQNDLLAHPKTRAFITHGGSHGVYEGICNAVPMVLMPLFGDQMDNAKRVESRGAGVTLNILEMTSKDISTALKAVINDKKYKDNIKRLSELHLDRPIHPLDLAVHWVEFVMRHKGAPHLRPAAHDLNWIQYHSLDVIAFLLAVVLLSLFISLKCCLFCCRRCCCKKGRTRKSTKPKSH, from the exons ATGACAGTTATGTGGAGGTACCAGATACACGCTGGGCTcgtcctttttctttctttctggagtTTGGCAGAAGGTGGGAAGCTCTTGGTCGTGCCCCAGGATGGAAGTCACTGGCTGAGCATGCGTGTGGTTCTGGAGAAACTCCGTGAGAGGGGGCACGAAGTTGTTGCAGTGATTCCTGAAGCCACTTTGCTCATGAAAAGCTCACAATCTTTCACCATCAAAACTTACTCTGTGCCTTACACACAGGAGTTTGTGGATAGATACTACCATTCCATTGgtgaaaagtgttttgaaaaccCTACCATTCTAGAAAAATTTACAATTTTACTCAGCAATATATCAGAACTGACCAACATGTTCTCTTCCACTTGCCGGCATCTCTTACATGATGAAGAACTAATGAAGTACCTCCAGGACAGCAAATTTGATGCCATTATGATGGATCCTGTGTTGCCTTGTGGACCAATTGTTGCTGAATatctctccctcccttcagTGTACTTCATGCGTGGTCTTCCGTGTACCTTAGACTACAAAGCCACTCAGTGTCCCAGTCCTTATTCTTATGTGCCAAGGATTTTCACATCCAATTCAGATCACATGACATTTATGGAGCGTGTGAAGAACCTCCTGGTTGGGTTTTCAGAGCATTTGGTTTGCTACCTGTTTTATTTACAATACGAGAACTTAGCTTCTGAGTTTCTTCACAGAGAAGTAACGGTACTGGAACTGTTTAGCAAAGCGTCTGTTTGGCTGATGAGATATGACTTTGTTTTTGAGTATCCGCGCCCAATAATGCCCAATATGGTCTATATTGGAGGCATCAACTGTGAGGAGAAGAACCCATTATCAAAG GAATTTGAAGCTATCGTGAATGCCTCTGGAGAACACGGCATCATTGTCTTCTCGCTGGGCTCCATGGTCTCTGAGATTCCTATGAAGACAGCCACAGAAATCGCAGATGCCTTGGGAACAGTCCCTCAAATG GTTTTGTGGCGATACACAGGAGAGGTACCCCCCAACCTGCCAAAGAACGTAAAGCTCCTCAAATGGCTGCCACAGAATGATCTTCTGG CTCACCCTAAGACTCGTGCCTTTATTACCCACGGAGGCTCACACGGTGTTTACGAGGGCATATGCAACGCGGTGCCGATGGTACTAATGCCATTATTTGGAGACCAGATGGACAACGCCAAGCGAGTAGAGTCACGGGGAGCAGGAGTGACACTGAATATACTTGAAATGACTTCGAAGGACATATCCACCGCCCTGAAAGCAGTTATTAATGATAAAAA GTACAAAGACAACATCAAGCGTCTCTCAGAGCTTCACCTCGACAGACCAATTCACCCCCTGGACCTGGCTGTACACTGGGTGGAGTTTGTAATGAGACACAAAGGGGCCCCACACCtgcgacctgctgctcacgaCCTGAACTGGATCCAGTACCACTCCCTGGACGTCATCGCCTTCCTCCTCGCCGTGgtgctcctctccctcttcaTTTCTCTGAAGTGCTGCCTGTTCTGCTGCCGCAGGTGCTGCTGTAAGAAGGGAAGAACAAGAAAGTCAACCAAACCAAAGTCCCACTAG
- the LOC104637473 gene encoding UDP-glucuronosyltransferase 1A1 isoform X1, whose protein sequence is MAPVLSTHPQVTATLVLLLSVLGLAAGGKLLVVPVDGSHWLSMREVLDGLRQKGHEVVVVAPEISLYIKPTKNFVMKTYPVPFTQEEMDHIFQRTSQDIFQEGSFLERFLQIYEGVKNTSAMFLSTCTRLLYNKELVRYLEETKFDAVFTDPILPCGQILAEHLSLPSVFFLQQIPCGLEFEATQCPNPPSYVPRVFTDLTDRMNFFQRVKNLIFEIPNYFLCDVVFHPYAKLASEFLQRDVTVPDLLRQASIWLMKLDFVLHYPRPLMPNMIMVSGVNCAHKKLTQEFEAIVNASGEHGIIVFSLGSMVSEIPMKTATEIADALGTVPQMVLWRYTGEVPPNLPKNVKLLKWLPQNDLLAHPKTRAFITHGGSHGVYEGICNAVPMVLMPLFGDQMDNAKRVESRGAGVTLNILEMTSKDISTALKAVINDKKYKDNIKRLSELHLDRPIHPLDLAVHWVEFVMRHKGAPHLRPAAHDLNWIQYHSLDVIAFLLAVVLLSLFISLKCCLFCCRRCCCKKGRTRKSTKPKSH, encoded by the exons ATGGCCCCGGTGCTTAGCACTCATCCGCAAGTCACGGCGACGCTGGTTCTGCTCCTGTCCGTGCTCGGTTTGGCTGCTGGTGGGAAGCTGCTGGTGGTGCCGGTGGACGGGAGTCATTGGCTCAGCATGCGGGAAGTGTTGGATGGTCTCAGGCAGAAGGGGCATGAAGTAGTCGTCGTTGCACCTGAAATCAGTTTGTACATAAAGCCAACAAAGAATTTTGTTATGAAAACGTACCCGGTCCCTTTCACACAGGAAGAGATGGATCATATTTTCCAGAGAACTAGCCAGGATATATTTCAAGAAGGATCTTTTCTGGAAAGGTTTCTTCAAATATATGAAGGagtgaaaaatacttctgcCATGTTCCTGTCTACCTGTACACGCTTACTGTACAACAAAGAGCTTGTCAGATATCTTGAGGAGACCAAGTTTGATGCTGTCTTTACAGATCCAATACTACCCTGTGGGCAGATACTGGCTGAGCATCTTTCACTCCCTTCCGTgttttttttgcagcaaattCCATGTGGTTTAGAATTTGAAGCCACTCAGTGTCCCAATCCCCCTTCTTATGTCCCCAGGGTATTCACAGACCTTACAGACCGCATGAACTTTTTCCAGCGGGTGAAGAACCTGATCTTTGAaatcccaaattattttctctgtgatgtTGTCTTTCACCCATATGCAAAACTGGCTTCTGAGTTCCTCCAGCGAGATGTGACTGTGCCAGATCTCTTACGTCAGGCTTCCATTTGGCTCATGAAGCTAGACTTTGTTTTACACTACCCGAGACCATTGATGCCCAACATGATTATGGTTAGTGGAGTAAACTGTGCTCATAAGAAGCTAACTCAG GAATTTGAAGCTATCGTGAATGCCTCTGGAGAACACGGCATCATTGTCTTCTCGCTGGGCTCCATGGTCTCTGAGATTCCTATGAAGACAGCCACAGAAATCGCAGATGCCTTGGGAACAGTCCCTCAAATG GTTTTGTGGCGATACACAGGAGAGGTACCCCCCAACCTGCCAAAGAACGTAAAGCTCCTCAAATGGCTGCCACAGAATGATCTTCTGG CTCACCCTAAGACTCGTGCCTTTATTACCCACGGAGGCTCACACGGTGTTTACGAGGGCATATGCAACGCGGTGCCGATGGTACTAATGCCATTATTTGGAGACCAGATGGACAACGCCAAGCGAGTAGAGTCACGGGGAGCAGGAGTGACACTGAATATACTTGAAATGACTTCGAAGGACATATCCACCGCCCTGAAAGCAGTTATTAATGATAAAAA GTACAAAGACAACATCAAGCGTCTCTCAGAGCTTCACCTCGACAGACCAATTCACCCCCTGGACCTGGCTGTACACTGGGTGGAGTTTGTAATGAGACACAAAGGGGCCCCACACCtgcgacctgctgctcacgaCCTGAACTGGATCCAGTACCACTCCCTGGACGTCATCGCCTTCCTCCTCGCCGTGgtgctcctctccctcttcaTTTCTCTGAAGTGCTGCCTGTTCTGCTGCCGCAGGTGCTGCTGTAAGAAGGGAAGAACAAGAAAGTCAACCAAACCAAAGTCCCACTAG
- the LOC104632580 gene encoding UDP-glucuronosyltransferase 1A1-like, translated as MLAAVLLLFLCCLSPAAAGKLLVIPMEGSHWLSMKEVLAELSKRGHEIVVIAPESKMMIDSSVIYDLKTYPVPFKKGEMEELMHSLVANCFSEEPFMTRFFNTWNNFRQSSAMFQASCSSLLYNKEMMKYIEESKFDAVFTDPLTPCGQIIALHFSIPTVFFLRGVPCAIDIHAAQSPDLPSYVPRMFSLNTDHMTFPERVKNFLISISESFTCSIIFSSFESLASEFLQKPMTLTQLLSHGSIWLKRLDFVFDYPMPLMPNMIFIGGINCGEKKSLSQVNVLHRPVTMKELLSHGSIWLKRMDFVFEYPMPVMPNIVFIGGINCGKKKPLPQVSDFLDKIR; from the exons ATGCTGGCGGCAGTGCTGCTCCTCTTCTTGTGCTGCCTGAGTCCTGCCGCTGCCGGGAAACTGCTGGTGATCCCGATGGAGGGCAGCCACTGGCTCAGCATGAAAGAAGTGCTGGCAGAACTAAGCAAGAGAGGGCATGAAATAGTTGTTATTGCACCGGAGAGCAAAATGATGATAGATTCCTCGGTGATATATGACTTGAAAACGTATCCTGTACCTTTCAAAAAGGGGGAGATGGAAGAACTAATGCACTCACTTGTTGCAAACTGTTTCAGCGAAGAACCTTTCATGACCAGATTTTTTAATACCTGGAATAATTTCAGACAGAGCTCTGCCATGTTTCAAGCTTCCTGCAGTTCCTTACTGTACAACAAAGAGATGATGAAATACATTGAAGAAAGTAAATTTGATGCCGTCTTTACAGATCCTCTGACACCTTGTGGACAGATAATTGCTTTGCACTTTTCTATCcctactgttttcttcttgcgGGGTGTCCCATGTGCTATAGACATTCACGCTGCTCAGAGCCCAGACCTACCATCCTACGTCCCACGAATGTTCTCGCTCAATACAGATCATATGACGTTTCCTGAGAGAGTGAAGAACTTCCTGATCAGCATTTCAGAGTCTTTCACCTGCAGTATTATCTTTTCATCATTTGAAAGCCTGGCCTCAGAATTTCTCCAAAAGCCGATGACACTTACGCAGCTTTTAAGTCACGGATCCATTTGGCTGAAGAGACTTGACTTTGTCTTTGACTATCCCATGCCATTGATGCCCAATATGATTTTCATTGGAGGCATAAACTGTGGAGAGAAGAAATCATTATCTCAGGTTA ATGTTCTCCACAGACCAGTAACAATGAAGGAGCTCTTAAGCCATGGATCTATTTGGCTTAAAAgaatggattttgtttttgAGTATCCCATGCCAGTGATGCCCAACATAGTTTTCATTGGAGGTATaaactgtggaaagaaaaagccattacCTCAGGTCAGTGATTTCCTTGATAAAATACGTTAA